DNA sequence from the Acidobacteriota bacterium genome:
CGAGTTGCCCGCGGAAGAAGGCGACCAGGATGTCGATGAACTCCTGAATCAGGTAAACCACGTCCTCCCGGGTCCTCGGCTTGAGGAAGGGGAAGAGGTGGTCCAGCTTGCGGAAGCGGTCGGGGTCGATGATCAGGAAGAAGCAGAGGTAGACCGGCAGGACGGCCCAGGCGAACAGGGACGCGAGGCCGGCGCCGATGCCTTGGAGTATCTCCAGTGCCCCGTCGCCGACGATGCCGAAACTCGCCAGCAGGTTCGAGTCGCCTCCCTCGAGCGCCTCCTGTAGTCGGATCGCGACCGGGTTCGTTTCCAGGAACTCGGTCACGACGGGCGAGATCTCCGCCGTCCATTCGACAAGACGATCCCAAGCGTCCGGCAGTGCCTCGTACAGCTCGTCGATTTGCGAGGCAGCCATGGCGCCGAAGAACCAGGCGAAGCCGCCGATCGGCAGGAGCAGCGACAGCAGCACGGCCGCTACCGCCAGGATCTTCGGGAAGCGCAGCCGCTCGTTCAGCAACTCGTAGTAGGGCCGCAGCACGAACGCCAGCACCGCCGCGACCGCCAGCGGCAGGAAGACGTTCGAGAAGGCGGCGAAGAAGGAGCCGATAGCCCAGAACAGTGCCACGACCGCGGCCAGGATGACGGCGGCCGCGGCGATCGTCGCGGCGGCGGCGACGGTGGCGCGTTGGCGTTCGGAGAGTTCGATCTGCACGGGCGGTTCGTCCCTGCCGGGACGCTACCACCGGGAATCGACTCCCGGGTGGATACGATCGCGCCATGACTGCGAAGCGGCGATTCCAGACCGTCAAGGGTATGCACGACCTGGTCGGGGAGGCCCCTGCCTTTGCGTTCGTGGAGGAGAAGGCGCGAGAGGTGTTTTCCCTCTACGGCTACGACGAGGTGCGTACACCGGTCGTGGAGGAAACGGAACTGTTCGTGCGCGGCGTGGGCGAGGGCAGCGAGATCGTCGGCAAGCAGATGTACACCTTCGACGACAAGAAGGGTCGCAGCCTGACGCTCCGCCCGGAAGGCACGGCGCCGATCGCGCGGGCCTACCTGCAGAACGACTGGGCGTCGGGACCGCAGCCGGTCAAGGTCTTCTACATGGGGCCGTACTTTCGCTACGAGCGCCCCCAGGAGGGCCGTTACCGTCAGTTCCACCAGATCGGCGCGGAGCTGATCGGGGATCCCGGGCCCTACAGCGACGTCGAACTGCTGGTCATGCTGCTGCGCTTCCTGGAGGAGCTCGGATTCGAGGACCTTGAGGTGGGCCTCAATTCGGTCGGCGATCCGGAGTGCAGGCAGCGCTACTCCCGGCGTCTGCGGGAGTTCCTCGAACCGTACCGTGACGAACTGGGCGCTGACAGCCGGCGGCGGCTGGAGACGAATCCCCTCCGCATCCTGGACACGAAGGCGCCCAGGGAGCGGGAACTGCTCGAAGGCGCACCACGACTTCGCGATGAGCTGGGCGACCCGGCTCGTGACCACTTCCAGGTCGTCTGCGGCGAACTCGACCGGTTCGGCGTCGACTTCGAGATCGACGATGGCCTGGTGCGCGGCCTCGACTACTACACGCGGACCGTGTTCGAGATCACGTCCACCGCCCTGGGCGCCCAGAACGCGATCCTGGGCGGCGGCCGCTACGACGGTCTGATCGCCGAACTCGGTGGACCGAGCGTGCCCGGCATCGGCTTCGCGATCGGTCAGGACCGGTTGGTCGACCTGGTCCTGAAGATCCCCGGAGCCCGTAAGCGTCTGGAGGTCGAGGACCATCGTCGAAGGCCCGTGTGCGTGATTCCGATCGGCGTTTCGTACCGTCGGCACGGCATGGAGCTGGCGCAGGAGCTGCGCGCTGCCGGTATCCCCGCGATCTGTGAGTTCGATTCTCTCCGGCCTCTCAAGGCTCGACTGAAACAGGCGGCCCGGCACGACTGCCAGTGGGTCGTGCTGTTCGGTGAGGACGAAGAGAAGAACGGACAGGTCGTGTTGAGGGACTTCTACAACCGTAGCCAGGAGACCATCCCGCGGGACGGTTTCGCAGCCGCCGTCGCAGCGAGGATTGCCGCCCACGAGCAGCCCTAGTTGTGCGAGGATCGGGGGCTTCGCGCGGCGGCTCTCCGGCGGAGACGGAGCGGCCGCGCGGCCAAGCACACAGCACATCGGACAAGCACGTGAAGAGAACGCAGGCAGGAACCCTGACCACCGAAGAGGTCGGCCGGCAGACGAAGGTCCAGGGATGGGTCCATCGCCGCCGCGATCACGGCGGCGTGATCTTCCTCGACGTGCGCGACCGGAGCGGCGTCGTGCAGGCGGTGGTACACCCCGAGACCACGCCCGCGGCGGCCGCGGCCCTGCAGCCAGCACGGCTCGAGTGGGTCGTCGAGGTCGAGGGCGAGGTCGTTCGCCGGGATCCGGACAAGGTGAACCCGAAGATGGCCACCGGCGAGATCGAGGTGCAGGTCGAGACCGGCCGCGTCCTGGGCCGTTCGGAGCCGATGCCGTTCGGCGTGGAGGGCGCTCAGGACGCGAGTGAGGAGACGCGCCTCAAGTACCGGTTCCTCGACCTTCGCCGGACCGGCCTGCAGCGCAACCTGAGGATGCGCTCCGACTTCACGATCGAGAGCCTGGCGTACTTCCGCGAGCACGGCTTCGTCAACGTGGAGACGCCGATGCTCACCCGGTCGACGCCGGAGGGAGCCCGCGACTACCTGGTGCCGAGCCGCCTGAATCACGGCAGCTTCTATGCCCTGCCGCAGTCGCCGCAGCTGTTCAAGCAGATCCTGATGGTCAGCGGCCTGGAGCGCTACGTCCAGTTCGCGCGCTGTTTCCGCGACGAGGATCTGCGCGCCGACCGGCAGCCCGAGTTCACCCAGATCGACGTCGAGATGTCGTTCGTCGACGAGGAGGACGTCTTCGCCCTCGTCGAGGGTCTCTTCTCGCGGGTGTTTCCGCTGGCCGGGATCGAGCCGCCGGTCTCCTACCCGCGTCTCTCCTACGACGACGCGATGCGGCGCTACGGCTCGGACCGTCCGGATCTGCGGGTGGATCTCGAGATCACGGACGTGACCGACTGCCTCCGGGAGACGGAGTTTCGGGCCTTCCAGGCGGCGATCGCGGCTGGCGGCGTCGTGCGGGGCGTCCACATTCCCGGCGCCTCCTCGTCCAGCCGCCGCCAGGTGGACGAGTACGCCGACATTGCCCGTCGCCACGGCTCCGCGGGCGTGCTCTGGGTCAAGCGGGAGAACGGCGTCCCCTCGTTCCTGGTGAAGAGCGCCCTGAGCCAGGGGCAGGTCGAAACGCTTGCGGATCGGCTCGGCGTCGAGGAGGGCGGCATGGCGCTCCTGGTGGCGGCGCCGGAACCGACGGCGGCCGCCGCCCTCGGCTCGCTGCGTGAAGAGGTCGGCCGCCGCTTCGGCCACATGCGCGAGAACGCGCACGAGTTCCTGTGGGTGCACGACTTCCCGCTTGTGACCTGGAACGGCGACGAGGGGCGATGGAACGCGACGCATCATCCGTTCACGTCGCCGCACATGTCCGACCTGGATCGCCTGGAGAGCGATCCGGGCTCGGTCCGCTCACGCGCCTACGACGTGGTGCTCAACGGCAACGAGATCGGCGGCGGCTCCATTCGTATTCACGACCGGGACGTGCAGAAGCGGGTGCTCGCCCTGCTGGGGATCGACGCCGAGGAGGCGGAACGTCGTTTCGGCTTCCTGTTCGAGGCGCTCAGCTACGGCGCGCCGCCTCACGGCGGCATCGCGCTCGGCGTCGACCGGATCGTCATGCTGATGGCCGGCGCCGACTCGCTGCGGGACGTGATCGCCTTCCCGAAGACGGCGTCGGCGGTGTGCCTGATGACCGAGGCGCCGTCGACGGTCGACCAGGAGCAGCTGCTCGATCTGGGGCTGCGCATCCGTCCCCAAGGCGGCGGCTGATTCCGCCATGGCGGAGCTCGCCTCGGACGGGCCGCGCCGCCTGACGCTCCGGCATCCGCGCGGGGTGAGCGAGATCCTGGTGGGACATGGACTCCTCGGCGCGGGTGGAGGCGGTGCGCTCGATGACGTCGCCAACTGGTGCCGGGGGCGGGTCGTGTTCCTGGTCACAAGCGAGGTGCCGGAGCGTCACTGCGGCGATGCCGCGCGCGACCTGCTCGAACCGGCCACGCGACTCGAGACGATCGAGGTTCCCGATGGTGAGGCGGCCAAGACCCTCGAGTGCGCCGGTTCCGTGTGGCGGCAGATGCTCGAGCGCGGCGGCAAGCGCGACAGTCGTCTGGTCACCCTCGGCGGCGGCGCGGTGGGCGATCTCGGAGGCTTCGCGGCGGCCGCCTTCCTGCGCGGCATCGACTACGTCCAGCTCCCGACCACGCTGCTGGCTCAGGTCGACGCTTCGGTCGGCGGCAAGACGGCCGTGGACCTGCCGGGCGGCAAGAACACGGTCGGCGCCTTCCACCATCCCCGCTTCGTGCTCGCCGACGTGGATTGCCTGCGCACGTTGCCGCGCGGCGAGCTGCGGGCCGGACTGTTCGAGGTGGTCAAGATGGCCGCGCTGCTCGATCTCGATCTTCTGGCCACGGTCGAGGAGTCGCTGGATCGCCTGCTCGCGGTGGACGCCGACGTCCTGACGCCGGTCGTCGCGGCTTCGATCGCAGCGAAGCTGGGCGTCGTCGAAGCCGACCTGGAAGAGGGGGACCGCCGGCGGCTGCTCAACTTCGGCCACACCCTGGGGCACGCGATCGAGTCCGAGTTCGGCTACCGGGAGCTCCGGCACGGCGACGCCGTGGGGCACGGCATGCGGTTCGCGCTTCGCCTCGCCCTGCGCCGCGGTTTAGACCCGGAGTTCGCGGCGCGCCTGGAGCGGATGATCGACCGGCTGGGACCGCCGCACCTCGGCGCGGTGGAGGAGCGGCGTGGCATTCGCCTCGATGTGGACCGCCTCATCGCGGCGATGGGCCGCGACAAGAAGGCGCGCGAGAGCGGACTCGTGTGGATCCTGCCCGCCGCGCCGGGCCGGGCTGAGATCGTTGCCGATCTCGATCCGGCGCTCGTGCGGCGCGAGCTCCGGGCCTTTCTCGATGACAGCCGCGGTCCGTCCCGCGGGAGCGCACGGTGAGCACCGAAACGGGGAGCCTGTGGAACCGGCTGCGACGGGGCCTGGGCCGCACCCGGAACGGGCTCGTCGGTCGGATCAACATCGCGCTTGGGGGCGCTGCCCGGATCGATGAGGAGGTGCTGGAGCGACTCGAAGAGTCCCTGATCGAGTCCGACCTGGGCGTCGAGACCTCGCTCGAGCTCGTCGAGCGGCTGCGCCAGGCACAGGATGCGGGTCCGATCGCTGCCGGAGACGAGTTCGCGCTGCGGCAGTTGCTGGTCGACGAGGTCGCGGTGCTCCTGCTCGACGCCCCGCCGGTGTCGCTACCGGCGGCACCGCGCATCACGCTGCTGGTGGGTGTCAACGGGTCCGGCAAGACGACATCGGCGGCGAAGCTGGCGCAGGCGTCCCTGGCCCGGGGCGAGAAGGTCCTGTTCGCGGCGGGCGACACGTTTCGGGCCGCGGCCGCGGAGCAGCTCGAGGTGTGGGGAGGGCGGCTGGGGATCGAGGTGATCCGGCGACCCAAGGGCGGAGACCCGGCCGCGCTCGTCTTCGACGCCGTGCAGGCGGCCACCGCGCGCGGGATCGACCACCTGATCGTGGACACGGCAGGACGCCTCCACACCCGCGGCCAACTGATGGAGGAACTCTCGAAGGTTCATCGTGTTGCGCGGCGGGCGGCCGGCGACGCCTGGAGTGTCTTCACCCTCCTCGTGGTCGACGCCGGCAACGGCCACAATGCGCTGGTGCAGGCGCGCGAGTTCGGAGCGGCGGTCCCGATCGACGCCGTCTTTCTGGCCAAGCTCGACGGAACGGCCAAGGGCGGCATGGCGGTCGCGATTGCCCGTGATCTGCGCCTGCCGGTCGCCTACCTGGGCGTGGGCGAAGCGGTCGAGGACATGGTCGAGTACAAGCCGCGGTCCTTTGCGGCCGCCCTGTTCGGATGAGCGCGGCCGCGCCTGGGGCGAACCGCCGTTTCGACGACGCGGACCGGCGGGCAATGGGTCGGGCGCTGACCCTGGCGCGACGCGGCCGCTCGACGACGGCACCGAACCCGATGGTCGGCTCGGTCGTCGTGCGGGCTGGCGAGGTGGTCGGCGAGGGCTGGCACCGGCGCGCGGGCGGCGAGCACGCGGAGGCGATGGCGCTCGGGCAGGCCGGCGGCCGCGCCCGCGGCGGCACGATCTACGTCACCCTCGAGCCCTGCAACCATGACGGCCGGACCCCGCCCTGTGCGGAGCGGATCCTGGAATCCGGGGTCCGGCGCGTCGTCTTCGCCCACCGGGATCCGAACCCGGAGGTGACCGGGGGCGGCGCCGCACGCTTGCGGGAGGCGGGCCTGCGGGTCGAGAGCGGGCTACTCGCCGATCAGGCGGTCGAGCTGAATGTGCCCTTCCTGACACGCGTTCTTCACGGCCGGCCGGCCGTGACCCTGAAGTGGGCGATGAGCCTGGACGGCCGCATCGCGACGGCGACCGGCGACAGCCAGTGGATCTCGTCGGAGCAGGGGCGCCGCTGGGCGCTCGAACTCCGGGAAGAGCACCAGGCGATCGTCGTCGGCAGCGGCACGGCGCTGGCCGACGATCCGCGCCTGGACCGGCGGCTGGGCCGGGCGGAGGGGCCGATCGTGCGCGTGGTGCTCGATCGACGGTTGCGGTTGCCGGCCGGGGCGCGCATGTTCGAGATCGAGGGACCCGTCGTCATCTATACGGAGGCTCCGCGGGAGATCGGCTCCTCGACGTCGGCGGACACTCGCGACTGGGCGACACGGCGCGACCAGTTGCGCAGCGCCGGCGCCGAGGTGGTGGGTCTTCCCGCCGTCGAGCCGGCCGGCGTGCTGGAGGACCTCTTCGACCGTGGAGTTTCCAACGTGCTGGTCGAGGGTGGCGGGCAGGTGCTCGCCGCCTTCTCCGGTTCCGGGCTGTGGGATCGAGCGGCGGTGTGCTGCGCGCCCGTTCTGATCGGCGGCGCGGCGGCGCCCGGTCCTCTGGGCGGCGAGGGACCGCTACGACTGGCCGATGCCTGGCGCCTGGACGAACTACGGGTCGGCAGGCGCGGACCGGACGTGATTCTCTTAGGCTACAGGCAGGGATGTTTACCGGAATTGTCACGGAACGTGGGCGGGTAGTCGAGGTCCCCGGGGCGTCCGACCGGGGCGGTGCGCGCCTGGTCGTCGGACACTCGCCGGTGCTGGCCGCGAAGCTCGATCTAGGTGCCAGCATCGCTGTGGCGGGCGTGTGCCTGACCGTGGTGGAGCAGGACGACGCGGATGGAACAGCACGATCCGCGTTCGACCTCTCTCCGGAGACGCTGAGCCGAACGACGCTCGGCGCGCTGCGGGCCGGCGACGAGGTGAACCTCGAGCCGCCGCTCTCGGCCGGCGACCCGCTGGGCGGCCACTGGGTCCAGGGGCATGTGGACACGACGACCCGGGTAACGCGGGTGGAGGAGCAGGGGGACCACCGTGTCGTCACGTTCAACGTCCCGGTCGGACTGGAGACGGGAGTCGTGCTCAAGGGCAGCATCACGATCGACGGCGTCAGTCTGACAATCGCGGCGCTCGACGATCGGACGTTCGACGTGGCGCTGATACCGCACACGCTCGAGGTGACGACCCTTGGTGGTCTGAAACCCGGCGACCGCGTGAACGTGGAGGGGGACGTTCTCGCCCGCTACGTCCAGAAGGCGGTGGAGGCCGCGGTTGCGGCCGCGCTCGGGTCGAAGTAGTCAAGTGACGTCCCTCACGCTTCGGGAACACGTCGCCGAACCCGCGAACCTCTGGATTCGTCACAGCTTCTCCCGCTGGCCGCTGGTCGGGGACGGCGGACGGCTGTACTGCGATTTCGCCACCTGCGGATTGCGGACCGCGGACGCCGGACCGGCGCCGGCCGCCTCCGATGTTTGGCGACTCGTCCGCAGGGCCGCCGACGTCGTCTACGTTCCCCCGCTCCCGGCCGACTGCGCTCCGCTCCGCGCGGCGATCGTCGAGGCCGCGGCCGCTGCCGGCGCGCCCCTGGTTCTGCACGTCGTGGCGGAAGGCGTTTCGGTCGCGCTGGCCTCCGGTTGGCAATGGCTGCGGCAGGACGCCCCTCATTCGCCGCAGCCCGCGTCCCGCGTCAGCCCCCTCAGCCCCGTTGTCGCCGCGGCCGCCGAGCTTCCCGAAAACGCCATCGTCGCTGTCGACCTGCTCGACTGCCTGATTGCGGAGGCGGCCCTGCTGCAGGAGAAGCTACTCGAGGGTCCCCAGCCCGACCTGCCGTTCGCGCCAGTCCCGGCCCGGCACGCCACTCTCGTCTGGCCCCTCGTCGGTGGCTGGACGGACCAGCCGGGGGTCTTGGAGACGGCCATGCCCCGGCTCGCGGCCGCCGGGGCGCGTCGCGTCGTGCCTCGCGTGATGACGTTCGATGCCCGCGAGCGCCACCTCCTCGCCGAACGTCTGGAACGGACGTGGCCCGAGGCCTTCGACGCCGTGTTTCACGGTGACGATTCGCCCCCGGACGAGTCGGCCTTCCGAACTGCCGCCGAAGCAGCCGGTCTCGAACATCGCCTTCCGCGGCCGCTGCCCGCGCCACCGCTGCCTGCAAGACTCCGCCTCGCCCGCGAACTCGCGGGCCACCTGATCGAGCTCGGCGATGTCGCCGTCACGGGCGGCGACGCCTACTATCGGGCCGCACGCTTCCTCGACCGGGACGAAGTCGACGTCGAAGCCGCCGCCCGCGAAGGCAACCTTGGCGTCCTGCCGTGGCTCGAGGATCCGGCCAGGCGGGCGGTGGAGCAGTGGCTTACCGCACGGCGCGCGGACTGATTGCCGATGCACCTGGTCGTCTTCGACGTGGACGGAACGCTGGTCGAGTCCGAGGACTTCGACGGTGTCCTCTATGCCCGGGCGATCAGGAACGCGCTGAAGATCGATGTCGACGAGGACTGGGCCGGGTATCGGCACCAAACGGACAGCGGCATCCTGAACGAGGTCCTGGATCGCAACGGAGCCGGAGGCGACCGCTCCCAGGCTCACGTTTCCGTCAAGCGGGAGTTCATCGCCCTCGTAGCCGGCTACCTCGCCGCCCGCGGTGACCGGCTGCCGGAAGTCCCCGGCGCCCGCGCCTTTGTCAACCGGCTCGCCGCCCGCCCGGACGTCGCTGTCGCGATCGCCACCGGCGGTTGGAAGGACAGCGCCGCGATGAAGCTCCGGGCCATCGGCCTCGATCCGGACACGCTGAACCTCGCCTCCGGTTCGGACGCCGTAAGCCGCGTCGGGATCATGCGGATCGCGGCCAGGCGCGCGCTCGGCGGCAGATCAGCCGAGCGCAGGACCTACTTCGGCAACCGCCCGTGGGACCGGGAAGCCAGCCGCAGGCTGAGCTGGCACTTCATCGGCATCGGCCCGGACGTGGAGCACAGTACCCGGTTCGACGACCTTCTGGACCAGGAGTCCCTCGACGGTGCCTTGGCTCTGACGGCTCCTACCGCGGTCGCAGCAACGGAAACAGGATCACATCCCGGATCGACTGGGCATCCGTCAACAGCATGACCAGTCGGTCGATGCCGAGGCCCAGGCCGCCGGCGGGGGGCATGCCGTACTGGAGAGCCTCGACGTAGTCGCGGTCGAAACGGTGGGCCTCGTCGTCGCCGCTTTCACGGGCGGCCAGTTGCTGGCGGAAGCGCTCCGCCTGGGCGTCCGGGTCGTTCAGCTCGGTGAAGGCGTTGGCGATCTCCATGCCGCCGATGAAGAGTTCGAACCGCTCGGTGAAGCGGGAGTCGCCGGCGGTCAGCTTGGCGAAGGGCGAGACTTCGATCGGGTAGTCATGGATGAAGGTGGGTTGAATGAGCTTCGGTTCGACCAGCCGGTCGAAGAGGGCCATCAGGAGGTTGCCGTAACCGGGGCTCCTGGGTTCCGCCTCGCCGTGCCTTGCCAGTTCGGCTGCGAGCGCGGACTCATCGTCCACGGTGGTGGCGTCGAGGCCTCCGATCTCGATCAGGGAATCCCGGACGCTGTAGCGGGGCCACGCCGGGGTGAAGTCGATCTCGTCGCGCCGGAAGGTGCAGGTCGCGGTGCCTCCGCCGGCGTCGCCGACGACGGCGGCGAGCAACTGTTCGGTGATATCCATCAGTTGTTCGTAGTCCGAGTAGGCCCAGTAGAACTCGAGCATTGTGAATTCGGGGTTGTGCTGGGTCGAGATGCCCTCGTTGCGGAAGTTGCGGTTGATCTCGAACACCCGGTGCAGACCGCCGACGAGCAATCGCTTGAGGTACAGCTCGGGGGCGATGCGCAGGTAGAGATCGAGGTCGAGGGCGTTGTGATGGGTAACGAACGGTCTCGCGGCGGCGCCGCCCGGTATGGCCTGCATCATCGGCGTCTCGACTTCCAGGAAGTCCAGGTCGAGCAGGAAACGGCGTATGGCGGTGATGGCCCGCGAACGGACGACGAAGCGGTGCCGGGACTCCGGCGAGTTCAGGAGATCGAGATACCGCCGGCGGTAGCGCTCTTCGCGGTCGGCCAGGCCGTGCCACTTCTCGGGCAGGGGCCTGGTGGCCTTGGCGAGAAGTTCCAGACGGTCGGCCATGACGGTCAGCTCGCCGGTGCGGGTGCGGATCAGTTGACCCTTGGCGAGCACGTAGTCGCCGATGTCGAGTTGCGAGAGCAGCCACCAGGCCTCTTCGCCCACCTGGTTGCGGCGGAGCAGAACCTGCACCTTGGCGCCGGCGGCGTCGGAGATGTCGAGAAAGGCCGCCTTGCCGTGGGTCCGGTGGGCGCGGACGCGGCCCGGCACCCGGAGACGGATCGCGGCCTCGTCGAGCTGCTCGGCGGAGAGGTCGCCGTAGCGTTCGGAGATCGCGCTCGGCTCGAGGTCGTAGGCGGCGCGGGTCGGATAGGGATCGACGCCGCGCTCACGGAGGCGGTCGCGCTTCGCGCGCCGGTTTCTGATCTGGGCTTCGAGTTCGGACATGGCTCAGCAGGATTCGGAGTGCCAGAAATCGTGATCGCCGAGGAGATCGGAGGTCAGCCGAGCGATGCCGGCCGCGGCGGCGCCGCCGACCTTGAGCACGTCCTCGTGGTCGACGGGTCCTTCCTCGATGCCGACGCCCATGTTCGTGACCAGGGAGAAGCCGAGCACGCGGAGGCCCATGTGGCGGGCGGCGATCACTTCCAGAACGGTCGACATGCCGACCAGGTCGACGCCGAGGGCCTGGTAGGCGCGGATCTCCGCCGGAGTCTCGTAGGAAGGCCCCAACAGGCCCAGGTAGACGCCTTCGCCTATCGGGATTCCGGCGGCGTCGCCGAGTTCGATGAAGCGGCGGCGCAGCGCCGGGTCATAGGCGTCGGCCAGGTCCGGGAACTGAGGCCCCCAGCTCGCGGGCAGGCGTCCGCGAAGCGGGTTCAGTCCGGTCAGGTTGACGTGATCGGAGAGCGCCGCGATTGAACCTGGCGGCAGCTCGCGCCGCAGGGAGCCGGCGGCGTTCGTGATGACAAGCAAGCGGGCTCCGAGAAGCGCCGCCAGCCGCACCAGGTAGACGACCTGGGCGGCGGTGTACCCCTGGTAGGCGTGGAGCCGGCCGCGGCAGTACAGCACGAACTTTCCGTTCGTCATACGGACCACTTCGGCCGTGGCGGCGTGACCCTCGATCGCTTCGACGTCGAAGGGAAGCAACTCGTCGAACGGCCAGCGTCCGGCAACCCGCTCGCCCAGGTCGAGATTCAGGCCGGAGCCGGTGACCAGGACGGCTTCGGGCCGCGGCCATCCAGCTTCGAGCCATCGTCCGCGGCTCCCCTCGAGTTCGGCGCCAAGACCCGTGTCCGGCCCTGTATCCTTGGCCTGATTCACTCCTCTGATCCCCGTCGTGGAGTGCGGGAGACCATACACGACCTGCCTGTCGCCTCCAGGCGGCGCGGAAGGACATCGATGCCTGTGAACGGAATGCCCCGGGAACTCATTTCCAGGGAGAGGCTGCAGCGTCGCGTCGACGAACTGGCGCTCGAGATCGAGCGCGATTTCGCGGACAGCGAGGACCTCCTCTGTGTCGGCGTGTTGAAGGGCTCCGTCTTCTTCCTGTCGGATCTTCTGCAGCGCCTCTCGCGGCCCCTCGTGGTCGACTTCTTCCAGACCTCGAGTTACCGGGGGGAGACGACCTCGCCGGGCGAGGTGCGGATCCGGCGCGACCTCGACCACTCCCTGGCCGGCCGCGATGTGCTACTGATCGAGGACATCGTGGACACCGGCTACACGATGCGCACGATCATGGCCCTGATGGGTTTCCGCGGCGCGCGTTCGGTTCGCCTCTGTGTGTTGCTGGACAAGGC
Encoded proteins:
- the aspS gene encoding aspartate--tRNA ligase; translated protein: MKRTQAGTLTTEEVGRQTKVQGWVHRRRDHGGVIFLDVRDRSGVVQAVVHPETTPAAAAALQPARLEWVVEVEGEVVRRDPDKVNPKMATGEIEVQVETGRVLGRSEPMPFGVEGAQDASEETRLKYRFLDLRRTGLQRNLRMRSDFTIESLAYFREHGFVNVETPMLTRSTPEGARDYLVPSRLNHGSFYALPQSPQLFKQILMVSGLERYVQFARCFRDEDLRADRQPEFTQIDVEMSFVDEEDVFALVEGLFSRVFPLAGIEPPVSYPRLSYDDAMRRYGSDRPDLRVDLEITDVTDCLRETEFRAFQAAIAAGGVVRGVHIPGASSSSRRQVDEYADIARRHGSAGVLWVKRENGVPSFLVKSALSQGQVETLADRLGVEEGGMALLVAAPEPTAAAALGSLREEVGRRFGHMRENAHEFLWVHDFPLVTWNGDEGRWNATHHPFTSPHMSDLDRLESDPGSVRSRAYDVVLNGNEIGGGSIRIHDRDVQKRVLALLGIDAEEAERRFGFLFEALSYGAPPHGGIALGVDRIVMLMAGADSLRDVIAFPKTASAVCLMTEAPSTVDQEQLLDLGLRIRPQGGG
- the ribD gene encoding bifunctional diaminohydroxyphosphoribosylaminopyrimidine deaminase/5-amino-6-(5-phosphoribosylamino)uracil reductase RibD; protein product: MSAAAPGANRRFDDADRRAMGRALTLARRGRSTTAPNPMVGSVVVRAGEVVGEGWHRRAGGEHAEAMALGQAGGRARGGTIYVTLEPCNHDGRTPPCAERILESGVRRVVFAHRDPNPEVTGGGAARLREAGLRVESGLLADQAVELNVPFLTRVLHGRPAVTLKWAMSLDGRIATATGDSQWISSEQGRRWALELREEHQAIVVGSGTALADDPRLDRRLGRAEGPIVRVVLDRRLRLPAGARMFEIEGPVVIYTEAPREIGSSTSADTRDWATRRDQLRSAGAEVVGLPAVEPAGVLEDLFDRGVSNVLVEGGGQVLAAFSGSGLWDRAAVCCAPVLIGGAAAPGPLGGEGPLRLADAWRLDELRVGRRGPDVILLGYRQGCLPELSRNVGG
- the aroB gene encoding 3-dehydroquinate synthase — translated: MAELASDGPRRLTLRHPRGVSEILVGHGLLGAGGGGALDDVANWCRGRVVFLVTSEVPERHCGDAARDLLEPATRLETIEVPDGEAAKTLECAGSVWRQMLERGGKRDSRLVTLGGGAVGDLGGFAAAAFLRGIDYVQLPTTLLAQVDASVGGKTAVDLPGGKNTVGAFHHPRFVLADVDCLRTLPRGELRAGLFEVVKMAALLDLDLLATVEESLDRLLAVDADVLTPVVAASIAAKLGVVEADLEEGDRRRLLNFGHTLGHAIESEFGYRELRHGDAVGHGMRFALRLALRRGLDPEFAARLERMIDRLGPPHLGAVEERRGIRLDVDRLIAAMGRDKKARESGLVWILPAAPGRAEIVADLDPALVRRELRAFLDDSRGPSRGSAR
- the hisS gene encoding histidine--tRNA ligase; protein product: MTAKRRFQTVKGMHDLVGEAPAFAFVEEKAREVFSLYGYDEVRTPVVEETELFVRGVGEGSEIVGKQMYTFDDKKGRSLTLRPEGTAPIARAYLQNDWASGPQPVKVFYMGPYFRYERPQEGRYRQFHQIGAELIGDPGPYSDVELLVMLLRFLEELGFEDLEVGLNSVGDPECRQRYSRRLREFLEPYRDELGADSRRRLETNPLRILDTKAPRERELLEGAPRLRDELGDPARDHFQVVCGELDRFGVDFEIDDGLVRGLDYYTRTVFEITSTALGAQNAILGGGRYDGLIAELGGPSVPGIGFAIGQDRLVDLVLKIPGARKRLEVEDHRRRPVCVIPIGVSYRRHGMELAQELRAAGIPAICEFDSLRPLKARLKQAARHDCQWVVLFGEDEEKNGQVVLRDFYNRSQETIPRDGFAAAVAARIAAHEQP
- a CDS encoding riboflavin synthase encodes the protein MFTGIVTERGRVVEVPGASDRGGARLVVGHSPVLAAKLDLGASIAVAGVCLTVVEQDDADGTARSAFDLSPETLSRTTLGALRAGDEVNLEPPLSAGDPLGGHWVQGHVDTTTRVTRVEEQGDHRVVTFNVPVGLETGVVLKGSITIDGVSLTIAALDDRTFDVALIPHTLEVTTLGGLKPGDRVNVEGDVLARYVQKAVEAAVAAALGSK
- a CDS encoding AI-2E family transporter; its protein translation is MQIELSERQRATVAAAATIAAAAVILAAVVALFWAIGSFFAAFSNVFLPLAVAAVLAFVLRPYYELLNERLRFPKILAVAAVLLSLLLPIGGFAWFFGAMAASQIDELYEALPDAWDRLVEWTAEISPVVTEFLETNPVAIRLQEALEGGDSNLLASFGIVGDGALEILQGIGAGLASLFAWAVLPVYLCFFLIIDPDRFRKLDHLFPFLKPRTREDVVYLIQEFIDILVAFFRGQLVVAFLQGALFAIGFSIAGLRYGLVLGLALGFLNIIPYLGSIVGLAVALPIGYWQEGGGLNLVIWVLVVFALVQLIEAYLLTPRIMGDRTGLHPMAIIVAVFFWGSALNGIAGMILAIPLTAFLVVFWRLARERYIGEVV
- the ftsY gene encoding signal recognition particle-docking protein FtsY yields the protein MSTETGSLWNRLRRGLGRTRNGLVGRINIALGGAARIDEEVLERLEESLIESDLGVETSLELVERLRQAQDAGPIAAGDEFALRQLLVDEVAVLLLDAPPVSLPAAPRITLLVGVNGSGKTTSAAKLAQASLARGEKVLFAAGDTFRAAAAEQLEVWGGRLGIEVIRRPKGGDPAALVFDAVQAATARGIDHLIVDTAGRLHTRGQLMEELSKVHRVARRAAGDAWSVFTLLVVDAGNGHNALVQAREFGAAVPIDAVFLAKLDGTAKGGMAVAIARDLRLPVAYLGVGEAVEDMVEYKPRSFAAALFG
- a CDS encoding haloacid dehalogenase-like hydrolase; the encoded protein is MHLVVFDVDGTLVESEDFDGVLYARAIRNALKIDVDEDWAGYRHQTDSGILNEVLDRNGAGGDRSQAHVSVKREFIALVAGYLAARGDRLPEVPGARAFVNRLAARPDVAVAIATGGWKDSAAMKLRAIGLDPDTLNLASGSDAVSRVGIMRIAARRALGGRSAERRTYFGNRPWDREASRRLSWHFIGIGPDVEHSTRFDDLLDQESLDGALALTAPTAVAATETGSHPGSTGHPSTA